The Desulfovibrio sp. G11 region CGATATCCTTATATATTATGGGTATGGCCTTTGCCGTGGGCTGAACCCGCAGGCTCCGGCCAGGTGACTGTGCTGGAAGTACAGGGCCTGCCGGGCGGCAGGTTAACGGATGAGGCGAATCTTTGGTTCTTGAGGCTTGGAGTCTGACGAAGCCCCGCCGGGGCTTGTCTGGAATTCTTCCAGTGCCCGGCGGGGAGTAACCCGTTTGTGCTGTCTTGTTGTTATCAGATAACTGTTAGTCTTTGAAGGGCGATATGGCCCTGAGAGTTTTGATAACCTGGGGGAAGTGCTCGATAACAAAGTTTACGTCATCTTCGGTGGTGTAGCGTGACAGGGAGAGCCGGACAGAGCCGTGGGCGTAATTAAAGGGCACACCCATGGCCCTGAGCACATGCGAAGGCTCAAGACTGCCCGAAGTACAGGCCGAGCCGGAGCTTGCGCAGATGCCCAGCCTGTCCAGCATGAGCAGGATAGCCTCTCCTTCCACATTTTTGAAGGCGATGTTTGTGGTGTTGGGTAGGCGGTTTTCCACATCGCCATTGACCCTGCAGTCCGGGATGCGTTCCAGAATACCGGCTTCAAGCTTGTCGCGCAACATGGCTACCTGTACGCGCTCTTCCTGCATATGATCCAGGGCCAGCTGGGCAGCCACGCCCATGCCCACGATATAGGGTACGTTTTCTGTGCCTGCCCGGCGCCCGCGTTCCTGATGCCCGCCACGCAAGAAGGGGCGGAAGCGTACTCCCTTGCGGATGTACAGGGCGCCTATGCCCTTGGGCGCATGCAGCTTGTGGCCGGAGAGCGAGAGCAGGTCGGCAGGCAGATGCTCAAGGTCTATGGGGGTTTTGCCCACAGCCTGTACGGCATCGGTATGAAAGAGTATGCCTTTTTCATGCGCCATTTCGGCCATGCGCTGTATGGGATAAATGTTGCCGACCTCATTGTTGGCAAACATGATGGATACAAGTGCCGTGTCGCCGGACAGGGCCTGTTCGTATTCGTCTATGTCGAGTCTGCCCTTGTTGTCCACGGCAAGGTAGGTGACGCGGTATCCGTGTCGCTCCCAGTGCTGTATAACGTTAAGCACGGCAGGGTGTTCAACGCGGGTGGTGATGATGTGACGTCTATCGGGCAGGGTCTGCAGGGCCGTCCAGATAGCGGAGCTGTCGCTTTCCGAGCCGCACGAGGTGAACAGGATTTCATCGGGGCTGGCGCCAAGAAGGCTGGCCAGGCTCTGCCTGGCATTTTCCATCGCCTCGGCCACCTGTCCGCCGAAGGTGTGCATGCTTGAAGGGTTGCCATACAGTTCGGAAAGATAGGGCAGTATGGCGTCCCGCACTTCGGGAGCTACAGCAGTGGTGGCATTGTTGTCGAGATAAATGGTTCTCATGTCCCTATGCCTCCTCAACTACAATATCTGGTTCAACATGTTCACGCAAGAGGCGCTGCACGAGGTCGCGAATGGTTACATCGCTGGCGCGACACTGCGAGCAACGGCCGCGCAGGGACACTACTACCCGCAAGCCGTCCACATCCACCAGCTCGATATCGCCACCATCGGCAGCAAGCACGGGGCGGATTTCTTCTTCTATGGTCTTGAGCACCAGCTGCATGCGTTGCACGTTGGTCATGCGCGGCTTGGGCTTCAGTTCCACCAGTGGCTTTTGCTTGAGTTCGGCAGCAAGGATTTCGCCGATTTCATCCAGGCATTCGCCGCAGGCTCCGCCGGCCTTGGTGTAGTTGGTGATTTCTTCTACGGTCTTGAGGCCGTTTTCGCGAATGGCGCGGATGATCTGTGCATCGGTGACACCAAAACATTTACAGACCAGCTTGCCTTCTTCATGCGCATGGGGCACGGGCGGCTCGCCCTTCCACTGGCGGATGGCGGCCTCCAGCGCTTCCTGTCCCATGACGGAGCAGTGCATTTTCTGCTTGGGCAGACCGCCCAGGGCATCGGCTATGTCCTTGTTGCTGACCTTGAGAGCGTCTTCAACAGACATACCCTTGATCATATCCGTGAGCACTGAGCTGGAGGCAATGGCGCTGGCGCAGCCAAATGTTTCAAAGGTGGCATTTTCGATAATGCCCTTGTCGCTGATCTTGAGATAGAGTTTGAGAGCGTCGCCACAGGCCAGGCTGCCCACCTCGCCAATGGCATTGGCTCCTTCCAGGGGTCCCACGTTGTGCGGGCGCAGAAAATGGTCATGAACGGCTTCAGTGTAATTCCACATAATTGCCTCCCGAAGCGGAGTGCTTCTCTGATTCTATGATTTCCTGCAGGGTTCTTTGCTGCAGAAAGCTGCGTATGTGTCCGTCAAGTTCGCTCCAGAATTCACGTGTGGAGCACTGCTTTTCTCTCTGGCATGAACGCCCCTTGCTGAGGCAGCGCACCGGAGAAATTTCGCCTTCAAGGTGTTGAAAAACTTCTTCCATATTAATTTCTGCAGGCGGCTTTGCCAGGGCGTAGCCGCCGCCGGAACCGCGCACGGCCCGGAGGATGCCCATGGGACGCAAGGCCCGGACGATCTGCTCCAGGTAGCCCGAAGAAATGTTTTCCTCGCGGGCTACCTGCCCCAGTTGCAAAAGGCTGCCCTGGGGCTGGGCTGCCAGACGCAGCAGAAAACGCAATCCATAACGGGTTCTGGTCGAAAATCGCATAAGGCTCCTCGTTTCGGCAATTGGCCGGATTAGGCTATGCGCCAGCCCGCGCTTCGCGGTTTTGAGCGATGGCGGTAAGGCTGAACGGAGTTTCCTGATACACGTAATAGTTAAGCCAGTTGCAGTAAAACAGATGCGCGTGTGCCCGCCAGTTCATGCGCGGCATAGCGGCGGGGTCGTCATGGGGATAATAATGTTCCGGTACACGCGGTTTCAGGCCCCTGTCCACATCACGGCGATATTCCGCGTCCAGTGTGCCTCTGTCGTACTCCAGATGGCCGGTCATGAAAACCTGTGAATGGTCAACGCGTTCTACAAGCGTTACTCCGGCCTGTTCCGACTGTGCAAGCAGACGCAGTTGTGGCGTTTCAAGGATGTGCCCTGCGCGCACTTCGGTATTGCGGGAGTGCGGCGCGGTGAATGTGTCGTCAAAGCCGCGGAAAAGGCGGCAGTCCGGCAGCAGAATGTCGTGGTTGAAAATCCCTGAGAT contains the following coding sequences:
- the nifS gene encoding cysteine desulfurase NifS translates to MRTIYLDNNATTAVAPEVRDAILPYLSELYGNPSSMHTFGGQVAEAMENARQSLASLLGASPDEILFTSCGSESDSSAIWTALQTLPDRRHIITTRVEHPAVLNVIQHWERHGYRVTYLAVDNKGRLDIDEYEQALSGDTALVSIMFANNEVGNIYPIQRMAEMAHEKGILFHTDAVQAVGKTPIDLEHLPADLLSLSGHKLHAPKGIGALYIRKGVRFRPFLRGGHQERGRRAGTENVPYIVGMGVAAQLALDHMQEERVQVAMLRDKLEAGILERIPDCRVNGDVENRLPNTTNIAFKNVEGEAILLMLDRLGICASSGSACTSGSLEPSHVLRAMGVPFNYAHGSVRLSLSRYTTEDDVNFVIEHFPQVIKTLRAISPFKD
- the nifU gene encoding Fe-S cluster assembly protein NifU, which produces MWNYTEAVHDHFLRPHNVGPLEGANAIGEVGSLACGDALKLYLKISDKGIIENATFETFGCASAIASSSVLTDMIKGMSVEDALKVSNKDIADALGGLPKQKMHCSVMGQEALEAAIRQWKGEPPVPHAHEEGKLVCKCFGVTDAQIIRAIRENGLKTVEEITNYTKAGGACGECLDEIGEILAAELKQKPLVELKPKPRMTNVQRMQLVLKTIEEEIRPVLAADGGDIELVDVDGLRVVVSLRGRCSQCRASDVTIRDLVQRLLREHVEPDIVVEEA
- a CDS encoding RrF2 family transcriptional regulator, whose product is MRFSTRTRYGLRFLLRLAAQPQGSLLQLGQVAREENISSGYLEQIVRALRPMGILRAVRGSGGGYALAKPPAEINMEEVFQHLEGEISPVRCLSKGRSCQREKQCSTREFWSELDGHIRSFLQQRTLQEIIESEKHSASGGNYVELH